Part of the Dehalococcoidia bacterium genome, CTTCGCCCAGCGGCTTGTACGTGCCTCCAACCAGTCCCTTTCGAATCATGATTATACCTGCCTTCTGTTCGCAAAATTGCCTTTGTTACAGGCGCTAAGTTTTCTGTTTGCGGTCTGAACCTACAGACCAAGATACAGTGCCGCCGATACTGGCGCATTAGCTTAAGAGGCCTTCTATAAACCTCTTTTGACTTATGTTTGGCTCTTATCTTCTCCCTGGGCAGTCGTGCTTCTTACAGGTTTTGCAAGGGCTGTAGCTGACGATGTTGCTGCCGGGAGACCCCAAGCCGATAATGCCCGATATCGACTTCTGGGGAAGCATGAAGTAGTCCTTACTCAATTTGATATCCAAGTGTGGACTCTGTATCGCCTGGAATATTGCCCCTTGTTGGCTGATGTGCCAGTCACAGTAGCCCGGGCTGAAACGGCGGCTGATGGAAAGGCCCTGAGACCGAGCCCTCTGGTCAATCGTCTCTTGGACAGAATCGGCCATCTTCTCGGTAAGGCTTGACCCGATGGCATCGAGCAGATATGACTCCAGAACAAGCCCTTGGTCGGCCAGTTCTCGGACCCTCTCTTCCAGGCCGTGACCAATAGTGAGTGCAAACATGGCGACTTTCTGGCACAGTTTCAGTAATCGAGCGATTATTCGACTGGTGAGATGAATGGAATTCTCGATGATGACGATTGGCCCCTGAACCTGCTCGATTCTTCTGACAACGCAAGAGAAGGAAGATTGAATGAGATGTTTGGCATGATCGAGATATTCCTCGACCAGCGATGCGATACGAGGCCGCAGTTCGGCGTCTGTATTATATCCTATTCTGCGGTACACGCTTTTTCGAATGAGTTCCCTGTCGGGGTCGAAATCGAGATAGCAGCTTGCGGTTAACATATTGTTCGACATTTTTGAATAGTGATGATGGCTTTTTCCAAAAGGCGCTT contains:
- a CDS encoding vitamin B12 dependent-methionine synthase activation domain-containing protein, producing MLTASCYLDFDPDRELIRKSVYRRIGYNTDAELRPRIASLVEEYLDHAKHLIQSSFSCVVRRIEQVQGPIVIIENSIHLTSRIIARLLKLCQKVAMFALTIGHGLEERVRELADQGLVLESYLLDAIGSSLTEKMADSVQETIDQRARSQGLSISRRFSPGYCDWHISQQGAIFQAIQSPHLDIKLSKDYFMLPQKSISGIIGLGSPGSNIVSYSPCKTCKKHDCPGRR